One window of Papaver somniferum cultivar HN1 chromosome 9, ASM357369v1, whole genome shotgun sequence genomic DNA carries:
- the LOC113312938 gene encoding troponin C-like has product MSEAILNGVTVQAFVEDEEAFKKCINEYFKDLDVNGDGVLSRSELRKGFDSLLAVGNDAGNTKQEMSSLYDIVFEKFDSDHSGTVDLEEFRSEMKEIMLAVARGIGNSPIQVALGNDSFLMKAVQHEASKTQ; this is encoded by the coding sequence ATGAGTGAAGCAATTCTTAACGGGGTAACCGTACAAGCATttgtagaagatgaagaagcCTTTAAGAAATGCATAAATGAATATTTCAAAGATTTAGACGTTAATGGAGATGGAGTGTTATCACGTTCCGAACTTCGCAAAGGATTTGACAGCCTATTAGCCGTTGGAAATGATGCGGGCAATACCAAACAAGAAATGAGTAGTCTTTATGATATTGTTTTTGAGAAATTCGATTCTGATCATAGTGGCACCGTTGATTTAGAAGAGTTTAGATCGGAAATGAAAGAGATTATGTTGGCTGTTGCTCGCGGAATTGGTAATTCTCCGATTCAAGTTGCATTGGGAAATGATAGTTTCCTCATGAAAGCTGTCCAACATGAAGCTTCCAAAACACAGTAA
- the LOC113309599 gene encoding uncharacterized protein LOC113309599 translates to MQVFTLNRRAFSAKQNGRALSIYYGELTEIFGELDHLDKVVMENPNNIEAYRKSIHRLRVHIFLAGLDESFEQIRGEILRRDPIPELESCYALVRRESVRRTTMAKESEEVEPAAMATRNRYNQKGSFQRYSKTEVDKSSLKCTHCNQPGHTIDMCFELVVYPNWWDQPLERKKEIKKNSGAQMASTKKGNDSMVTSASVARAGNDGHQNEANDWLWC, encoded by the exons atgCAGGTATTTACTCTAAATCGACGAGCGTTTTCGGCAAAACAAAATGGCAGAGCACTCTCGATTTATTATGGGGAACTAACTGAAATATTTGGAGAGCTGGATCACCTTGACAAGGTGGTTATGGAGAATCCAAATAATATTGAAGCCTATCGAAAATCAATTCATCGCCTAAGGGTGCATATCTTCCTTGCTGGATTAGATGAAAGTTTTGAGCAGATCCGTGGTGAAATCTTGAGGAGGGACCCTATTCCTGAATTGGAATCATGTTATGCACTTGTTCGTCGTGAATCTGTTCGACGTACAACGATGGcaaaagaatcagaagaagttgaaCCTGCTGCTATGGCAACTCGAAACCGGTACAATCAAAAAGGGTCTTTTCAGAGATACTCAAAGACTGAGGTGGACAAGTCATCACTTAAGTGTACACACTGTAATCAACCTGGACATACAATTGACATGTGTTTCGAGCTGGTTGTATATCCAAATTGGTGGGATCAACCTCTTGAGAGGAAGAAGGAGATAAAGAAAAATTCTGGTGCTcaaatggcttcaacaaagaaaggaaatGATTCCATGGTAACATCCGCATCAGTAGCAAGGGCAGGTAACGATG gacatcAAAATGAAGCAAACGATTGGTTATGGTGTTAA